A DNA window from Xanthomonas campestris pv. campestris str. ATCC 33913 contains the following coding sequences:
- the coaD gene encoding pantetheine-phosphate adenylyltransferase produces the protein MSVANSRTAVYPGTFDPITNGHIDLVNRAAPLFERVVVGVAYSPSKGPALPLERRVELAQEALAAHANVEVRGFDTLLAHFVRDMGAGVLLRGLRAVSDFEYEFQMASMNRHLIPEVETLFLTPAEQYSFISSSLVREIARLGGDVSGFVPASVVDALRQVRESRAQV, from the coding sequence ATGAGCGTGGCCAACAGCCGCACCGCTGTCTATCCCGGTACCTTCGACCCGATCACCAATGGCCATATCGACCTGGTGAACCGCGCCGCGCCGTTGTTCGAGCGTGTGGTGGTGGGCGTTGCCTACAGCCCGTCCAAGGGCCCGGCGCTGCCGTTGGAGCGTCGCGTCGAACTCGCCCAGGAAGCCCTGGCGGCGCATGCCAATGTAGAAGTGCGCGGTTTCGATACCTTGCTGGCGCATTTCGTGCGCGACATGGGCGCCGGCGTGCTGCTGCGCGGCCTGCGTGCGGTGTCCGATTTCGAATACGAATTCCAGATGGCCAGCATGAATCGCCATCTGATCCCCGAGGTGGAAACGCTGTTCCTCACCCCGGCCGAGCAGTACAGCTTCATCTCGTCCTCGCTGGTGCGCGAAATCGCGCGGCTGGGCGGGGATGTGTCCGGTTTCGTTCCGGCGTCGGTCGTCGATGCCTTGCGCCAGGTGCGTGAATCGCGCGCCCAGGTCTGA
- a CDS encoding YfhL family 4Fe-4S dicluster ferredoxin, with protein sequence MSLKINELCVNCDVCEPACPNQAISMGETIYVIDPARCTECVGHFDEAQCVVVCPVECIDPDPAIPETHDQLLAKLIQLQRDHPELYEQEPPAP encoded by the coding sequence ATGTCGCTGAAGATCAACGAGCTGTGCGTCAACTGCGACGTCTGCGAGCCGGCGTGCCCGAATCAGGCCATCTCGATGGGCGAAACCATCTATGTGATCGATCCGGCGCGCTGCACCGAATGTGTCGGTCATTTCGACGAGGCGCAGTGCGTGGTGGTGTGCCCGGTCGAATGCATCGACCCGGACCCGGCGATCCCGGAAACACATGATCAATTGCTGGCCAAGCTCATCCAGCTGCAGCGCGATCATCCCGAACTGTACGAACAGGAGCCTCCCGCCCCGTGA
- the ggt gene encoding gamma-glutamyltransferase, with protein sequence MITSPRRLFPSGLLLLAFVVAPAAWSAQPDAAAATPPPAGTATHPPGAAVASGHALATDAGLQILREGGNAFDAAIAVSSTLAVVEPISSGLGGGGFFLLHDAKTGKDVMLDAREYAPESATSAQFLDKNGGLDRDRSVNGPWSAGIPGLPAALVELAAKHGRLPLTQSLAPAIRIATEGFPVYARMAKGYASRREVMERYPGTREVYLRGGKPIAEGDIFKQPELAHTLTLLGEKGFDGFYKGETAKKLLAGVKQAGGRWTAAELAGYQVKERTPIQFDYRGWKVTTAPPPSSGGIALAAMLQILEGWDLNTLDDAHRTHLVVEAMRRAYRDRTFFLGDPDFVDVPQRVLTSKDYAQGLRATINPDKATPSNLLSGNPTPLEDDETTHFSIIDGEGNRVGATQTVNLLYGSGLIPKGTGVLLNDEMDDFALKPGTPNAFGVMGYAANAPKPGKRMLSSMTPTFMESADKVAVLGTPGGSRIITMVLLGILGYDAGLDAQQVSALPRYHHQWLPDVIEAESNAFSPQTAKALEAMGHALKLPGDTAEGGRGSSHVWGNFQTVEWDKRRNVLSGGSDPRNPVGKAAVQLATPAR encoded by the coding sequence GTGATCACTTCCCCCCGACGCTTGTTCCCGAGTGGCCTGTTGTTGCTGGCCTTCGTGGTCGCCCCAGCCGCGTGGTCGGCCCAGCCCGACGCCGCAGCGGCCACGCCGCCGCCCGCCGGCACCGCCACGCATCCGCCGGGTGCGGCGGTGGCCAGTGGCCATGCGCTGGCCACCGATGCCGGGCTGCAGATCCTGCGCGAAGGCGGCAATGCCTTCGATGCGGCGATCGCGGTGTCGTCCACGCTGGCGGTGGTCGAGCCAATCAGCTCGGGGCTGGGCGGCGGCGGGTTCTTCCTGTTGCACGACGCCAAGACCGGCAAGGACGTGATGCTGGACGCGCGCGAGTACGCGCCGGAGTCCGCCACTTCCGCACAGTTTTTGGACAAGAACGGCGGGCTGGACCGCGACCGCTCGGTCAACGGCCCGTGGTCGGCCGGCATCCCCGGTTTGCCAGCGGCGCTTGTGGAACTGGCGGCCAAGCACGGCCGGCTGCCGCTCACCCAATCGCTGGCACCGGCGATCCGCATCGCTACCGAGGGCTTCCCGGTGTATGCGCGCATGGCCAAGGGCTACGCCTCGCGGCGCGAAGTGATGGAGCGCTACCCCGGCACGCGCGAGGTTTACTTGCGCGGCGGAAAACCCATTGCCGAAGGCGACATCTTCAAGCAGCCCGAGCTCGCGCACACCCTGACGCTGCTGGGCGAGAAGGGCTTTGACGGTTTCTACAAGGGCGAGACCGCCAAGAAACTGCTGGCCGGCGTCAAGCAGGCCGGTGGGCGCTGGACCGCTGCCGAACTGGCCGGGTATCAGGTCAAGGAGCGCACGCCGATCCAGTTCGATTACCGCGGCTGGAAGGTCACCACCGCGCCGCCGCCTTCTTCCGGTGGTATTGCACTCGCGGCGATGCTGCAGATCCTGGAAGGCTGGGACTTGAACACGCTCGACGACGCGCACCGCACTCATTTGGTGGTGGAAGCGATGCGCCGCGCCTACCGTGACCGCACCTTTTTCCTGGGCGACCCGGACTTTGTCGACGTACCGCAGCGCGTGCTGACCAGCAAGGATTACGCGCAGGGCCTGCGTGCCACCATCAATCCGGACAAGGCCACGCCGAGCAACCTGCTGTCGGGCAACCCGACGCCGCTGGAAGACGACGAGACCACGCACTTTTCCATCATCGATGGCGAAGGCAACCGCGTGGGCGCCACCCAGACGGTGAACCTGCTGTACGGCTCCGGGCTGATCCCCAAGGGCACTGGCGTGCTGCTCAACGACGAGATGGATGACTTTGCGCTCAAGCCCGGCACCCCGAACGCGTTTGGCGTGATGGGCTATGCCGCCAACGCGCCCAAGCCGGGCAAGCGCATGCTCAGCTCGATGACGCCCACCTTCATGGAGTCGGCCGACAAGGTCGCCGTGCTCGGCACCCCGGGCGGCAGCCGCATCATCACCATGGTGCTGCTCGGCATCCTGGGGTACGACGCCGGACTGGACGCGCAGCAGGTCAGTGCCTTGCCGCGGTATCACCACCAGTGGTTGCCGGACGTCATCGAGGCCGAGAGCAATGCGTTCTCGCCGCAAACCGCCAAGGCGCTGGAAGCAATGGGCCACGCGCTCAAGTTGCCGGGCGACACCGCTGAGGGCGGCCGCGGTTCCAGCCACGTCTGGGGTAATTTCCAGACCGTGGAATGGGACAAGCGCCGCAATGTGCTCAGCGGTGGTAGTGACCCGCGCAATCCGGTGGGCAAGGCCGCAGTGCAGCTGGCAACGCCGGCACGGTGA
- the htpG gene encoding molecular chaperone HtpG produces the protein MTVDTDKQTLGFQTEVKQLLQLMIHSLYSNKEIFLRELVSNAADAADKLRFEALVKPELLEGSGELRIRVDFDKEARTVTIDDNGIGMSREDAVSHLGTIAKSGTADFLKHLSGDQKKDANLIGQFGVGFYSAFIVADQVDVYSRRAGLPASDGVHWSSRGEGEFEVASVDKPERGTRIVLHLKDGEDSFADGWTLRNILKKYSDHIGLPIEMRKEHYGEDADKPAEPEWEVVNRASALWTRPKSEIKDEEYQEFYKHVAHDAGNPLAWSHNKVEGKLDYTSLLFVPGRAPFDLYHRDSAKGLKLYVQRVFIMDQAEQFLPLYLRFIKGVVDSADLSLNVSREILQSGPVVDSMKSALTKRALDMLEKLAKDKPDDYATFWRNFGQALKEGPAEDYANREKVAGLLRFSSTHDTTGAQSVALADYVGRMTEGQDKLYYLTGESYAQIKDSPHLEVFRKKGIEVLLLTDRIDEWLMSYLTEFDSKSFVDVARGDLDLGKLDSEEDKKAQEEVAKSKEGLASRIKAALGDDVAEVRVSHRLTDSPAILAIGQGDLGLQMRQLLEASGQAVPETKPVFEFNPAHPLIEKLDAEQDMDRFGDLSRVLFDQAALAAGDSLKDPAGYVRRLNKLLLELSA, from the coding sequence ATGACCGTTGATACCGACAAGCAGACGCTGGGCTTCCAGACCGAGGTCAAGCAGCTGCTGCAGCTGATGATCCACTCGCTGTATTCCAACAAGGAAATCTTCCTGCGCGAGCTGGTGTCCAATGCCGCCGACGCCGCCGACAAGCTGCGCTTCGAAGCCTTGGTCAAGCCCGAGCTGCTGGAAGGCAGCGGCGAGCTGCGCATCCGCGTCGACTTCGACAAGGAGGCGCGCACCGTCACCATCGACGACAACGGCATCGGCATGAGCCGCGAGGACGCGGTGTCCCACCTGGGCACCATCGCCAAGTCCGGCACCGCCGACTTCCTCAAGCATCTCAGCGGCGACCAGAAGAAGGACGCCAACCTGATCGGCCAGTTCGGCGTGGGTTTCTACAGCGCCTTCATCGTTGCCGACCAGGTCGATGTGTATTCACGCCGCGCCGGCTTGCCCGCCAGCGACGGCGTGCATTGGTCTTCGCGCGGTGAGGGCGAGTTCGAAGTTGCCAGCGTCGACAAGCCCGAGCGCGGCACCCGCATCGTGCTGCACCTCAAGGACGGCGAGGATTCGTTTGCCGATGGCTGGACCCTGCGCAACATCCTCAAGAAGTATTCCGATCACATCGGCCTGCCGATCGAGATGCGCAAGGAGCACTACGGCGAAGACGCCGACAAGCCCGCCGAGCCCGAGTGGGAAGTGGTCAACCGCGCCAGCGCGCTGTGGACCCGTCCCAAGTCCGAGATCAAGGACGAGGAGTACCAGGAGTTCTATAAGCACGTCGCGCACGATGCCGGTAATCCGCTGGCGTGGAGCCATAACAAGGTCGAAGGCAAGCTGGATTACACCTCGCTGCTGTTCGTGCCCGGCCGCGCCCCGTTCGACCTGTACCACCGCGACTCGGCCAAGGGCCTGAAGCTGTACGTGCAGCGCGTTTTCATCATGGACCAGGCCGAGCAGTTCCTGCCGCTGTACCTGCGCTTCATCAAGGGCGTGGTGGATTCGGCCGACCTGTCGCTCAATGTCTCGCGCGAGATCCTGCAGTCCGGCCCGGTGGTGGATTCGATGAAGTCCGCGCTGACCAAGCGTGCGCTGGACATGCTGGAAAAACTGGCCAAGGACAAGCCGGATGACTACGCCACCTTCTGGCGCAACTTCGGCCAGGCGCTGAAGGAAGGCCCCGCCGAGGACTACGCCAACCGCGAAAAGGTCGCCGGCCTGCTGCGTTTCTCGTCCACCCACGACACCACCGGCGCGCAAAGCGTGGCGCTGGCCGATTATGTGGGCCGCATGACCGAAGGTCAGGACAAGCTGTACTACCTCACCGGCGAGAGCTACGCGCAGATCAAGGACAGCCCGCACCTGGAGGTGTTCCGCAAGAAGGGCATCGAGGTGCTGCTGCTCACCGACCGCATCGACGAATGGCTGATGAGCTACCTCACCGAATTCGACAGCAAATCGTTCGTGGACGTGGCCCGCGGCGATCTGGACCTGGGCAAGCTGGATTCGGAAGAGGATAAGAAGGCGCAGGAAGAAGTCGCCAAGTCCAAGGAAGGCCTGGCCTCGCGCATCAAGGCCGCCCTCGGCGACGACGTGGCCGAAGTGCGCGTCTCGCACCGCCTGACCGACTCCCCCGCCATCCTGGCCATCGGCCAAGGCGACCTGGGCCTGCAGATGCGTCAGCTGCTCGAAGCCAGCGGCCAGGCCGTGCCGGAAACCAAGCCGGTGTTCGAATTCAACCCGGCCCACCCGCTGATCGAAAAGCTGGATGCGGAACAAGATATGGACCGGTTTGGCGATTTGAGCCGGGTGTTGTTCGACCAGGCTGCGCTGGCTGCGGGCGATAGCCTCAAGGATCCGGCAGGGTATGTGCGGCGGTTGAACAAGTTGTTGTTGGAGTTGTCGGCTTAA
- the rsmD gene encoding 16S rRNA (guanine(966)-N(2))-methyltransferase RsmD produces MSRAARPASGAAEGQVRIVGGRWRNTRLSVPQLPGLRPSSDRVRETLFNWLLPRLAGARVLDLFAGSGALGLEAVSRGAAHALLIERDPGLAQRLREHVARLGAAEQVQVLQDDALRWLERAPTGQVDLVFVDPPFAAGLWAPVLERLSPHLAADAWLYLETPAELPPQVPPGWHLHREGATREVRYALYRRAAATLNGDPTPVASV; encoded by the coding sequence ATGAGCCGCGCTGCACGGCCGGCCAGCGGCGCGGCGGAAGGGCAGGTGCGCATCGTGGGCGGGCGCTGGCGCAATACGCGTTTGTCGGTGCCACAGCTGCCCGGGTTGCGGCCCAGCAGCGACCGCGTGCGCGAAACGCTGTTCAACTGGCTGCTGCCGCGCCTGGCCGGCGCCCGCGTGCTGGACCTGTTCGCCGGCTCCGGCGCGCTGGGGCTGGAGGCAGTCTCGAGGGGCGCCGCGCATGCGCTGCTGATCGAACGCGACCCCGGGCTGGCGCAACGCCTGCGTGAGCACGTGGCCCGGCTGGGCGCCGCCGAGCAGGTGCAGGTGCTGCAGGACGATGCGCTGCGCTGGCTGGAGCGCGCGCCCACCGGCCAGGTGGATCTGGTGTTTGTCGACCCGCCATTCGCCGCCGGGCTGTGGGCGCCGGTGCTGGAACGGCTCTCGCCGCATCTGGCCGCCGATGCCTGGCTGTACCTGGAAACGCCGGCCGAGCTGCCGCCGCAGGTACCGCCGGGCTGGCACCTGCACCGTGAGGGCGCGACCCGTGAGGTGCGCTATGCGCTGTATCGCCGGGCCGCTGCTACACTGAACGGCGATCCGACCCCGGTAGCTTCCGTATGA